One segment of Sphingomonas morindae DNA contains the following:
- a CDS encoding 3'-5' exonuclease, which produces MLVFLDFEASSLGRNSYPIEVGWVFEDGRGEDHLIRPAPDWTDWDARAEAIHGIPRATLERDGTAHEAVAARMVAALEGHMLCASAPSWDGKWLSVLLRAAGLPRHALRLRDSDDIRRDAILAGFGTRIAPDARIAAAEALADRVKRAAGPPAHRARADAEAERTLWLAMRAAAEADPPG; this is translated from the coding sequence ATGCTCGTCTTTCTCGATTTCGAGGCCTCGTCGCTCGGCCGGAACAGCTATCCGATCGAGGTCGGCTGGGTGTTCGAGGATGGACGCGGCGAGGATCATCTCATCCGCCCCGCGCCCGACTGGACCGACTGGGATGCGCGCGCGGAGGCGATCCATGGCATCCCCCGCGCCACGCTGGAGCGCGACGGCACGGCGCACGAGGCGGTGGCGGCGCGCATGGTGGCGGCCTTGGAGGGCCATATGCTGTGCGCCAGCGCGCCCTCCTGGGACGGGAAATGGCTGAGCGTGCTGCTCCGCGCCGCCGGCCTGCCGCGCCACGCGCTGCGGCTGCGCGACAGCGACGATATCCGCCGCGACGCCATCCTCGCCGGCTTCGGCACGCGGATCGCGCCCGACGCGCGGATCGCCGCCGCCGAGGCGCTGGCCGACAGGGTGAAGCGTGCCGCCGGCCCGCCCGCGCACCGCGCCCGCGCCGATGCGGAGGCCGAGCGCACGCTGTGGCTGGCGATGCGCGCCGCCGCCGAGGCGGATCCGCCGGGCTGA
- a CDS encoding polysaccharide deacetylase family protein: MNEAGGRFPRSKRASARRHGLAALAAAALVLAGGARAAGPAIALTFDDLPAHGPLPAGETRAGIAEAIARAARAAGSPPLYGFVNGVQTEREPGSAAALAAWRAAGDPLGNHGWSHLGLSKIDPATFERELTRNAPLLADQRARWFRFPFLDEGADPARRDAARAILARHGYRIAAVTMSFGDYGWNEPYARCLARGDQAAIAGLERSFLAAARSALAQSRAAAQARYGRDIPYVLLMHAGAFDARMLPRLLDQYRRAGVRFTTLAAAERDPAYASDRDPRRPFDADALQHHLPSPEIAPEDAEYAGAGLASLCQ, translated from the coding sequence ATGAACGAGGCCGGCGGGCGCTTTCCGCGGAGCAAAAGGGCATCCGCACGGCGCCACGGCCTCGCGGCGCTGGCGGCGGCCGCCCTGGTGCTGGCGGGCGGCGCGCGCGCCGCCGGCCCCGCGATCGCCCTGACCTTCGACGATCTGCCCGCCCATGGCCCGCTGCCCGCGGGCGAGACGCGCGCCGGCATCGCCGAGGCGATCGCCCGCGCCGCCCGCGCGGCCGGATCGCCGCCGCTCTACGGCTTCGTCAACGGCGTGCAGACCGAGCGCGAGCCGGGCTCGGCGGCGGCGCTGGCGGCCTGGCGCGCGGCGGGCGATCCGCTCGGCAATCATGGCTGGTCGCATCTCGGCCTGAGTAAGATCGATCCCGCCACCTTCGAGCGCGAGCTTACCCGCAACGCGCCGCTGCTCGCGGATCAGCGCGCGCGATGGTTCCGCTTCCCCTTTCTCGACGAGGGCGCGGATCCCGCGCGCCGCGATGCGGCCCGCGCCATTCTCGCGCGGCACGGCTATCGCATCGCGGCGGTGACGATGAGCTTCGGCGATTATGGCTGGAACGAACCCTATGCGCGCTGCCTGGCGCGCGGCGACCAGGCGGCGATCGCCGGACTGGAGCGCAGCTTCCTCGCCGCCGCGCGCAGCGCGCTCGCCCAATCCCGCGCCGCCGCCCAGGCCCGCTACGGCCGCGATATTCCCTATGTGCTGCTGATGCATGCCGGCGCGTTCGATGCGCGGATGCTGCCCCGGCTGCTGGATCAATATCGCCGCGCCGGCGTGCGCTTCACCACGCTCGCGGCGGCCGAGCGCGATCCCGCTTATGCCAGCGATCGCGATCCGCGCCGGCCGTTCGACGCGGACGCGCTCCAGCATCATCTGCCCAGCCCCGAAATCGCGCCCGAGGATGCGGAATATGCCGGCGCCGGGCTTGCCAGCCTTTGCCAATGA
- a CDS encoding antitoxin Xre/MbcA/ParS toxin-binding domain-containing protein, translating to MATQPASVEALLGMAAGRPASRLALAASIEHGLPVAALDRLADAVAPDDARFKFRLVPKATLERRRRSASQRLTSEEGDRLARLAKVFSMAMDIYGESARAREFLARPHPMLDGKPPLDVALATSPGADLVVNLLGRAAYGGGV from the coding sequence ATGGCCACGCAACCGGCCTCGGTGGAGGCGCTGCTCGGCATGGCGGCGGGACGGCCCGCCTCGCGGCTCGCGCTCGCCGCCTCGATCGAGCATGGCCTGCCCGTCGCGGCGCTCGATCGGCTCGCCGATGCGGTGGCGCCCGATGACGCGCGCTTCAAGTTCCGGCTGGTGCCCAAGGCGACGCTGGAACGCCGCCGCCGCTCCGCGTCGCAGCGTCTCACCAGCGAGGAGGGCGATCGCCTGGCCCGGCTCGCCAAGGTGTTCAGCATGGCGATGGACATTTATGGGGAGTCGGCGCGCGCGCGCGAGTTTCTGGCGCGGCCGCATCCGATGCTCGACGGCAAGCCGCCGCTCGACGTGGCGCTCGCCACCAGCCCGGGCGCCGATCTGGTGGTCAACCTGCTCGGCCGCGCCGCCTATGGCGGAGGCGTGTGA
- the xylA gene encoding xylose isomerase: MSATDYFANIAPVTFKGPDSEDELAYRFYDKDRVVLGKRMEDHLRFAVCFWHSFCWNGFDVFGAGTFNRPWHAGANDSAAAHAKREVAFDFFSKLDLPYYCFHDVDVMAAAETVTDYQRLFAEAVDHLEALQGQSKRKLLWGTANLFSHPRYAAGGATNPNPEVVAFGALQVRSALEATHRLGGENYVLWGGREGYETLLNTDIGRELDQLGRFLTMVVEHKHKIGFNGTILIEPKPHEPTKHQYDFDTATVYGFLKRYGLENEVKVNIEANHATLARHTFEHEIATARALGLFGSIDANRGDDQNGWDTDQFPNSVEEMTLAMVEILRAGGFTTGGFNFDAKVRRQSIDAVDMVHGHVGAVDVIARALLAAAAIIEDGRIDAARAERYAGWDGEIGRAITGEGASLAAIADLAVAHDIAPAHVSGHQERLENLINRFVYSAR; the protein is encoded by the coding sequence ATGAGCGCCACCGATTATTTTGCCAACATCGCGCCGGTCACCTTCAAGGGCCCGGACAGCGAGGATGAACTCGCCTACCGCTTCTACGACAAGGACCGGGTCGTGCTCGGCAAGCGCATGGAGGATCATCTCCGCTTCGCCGTCTGCTTCTGGCACAGCTTCTGCTGGAACGGCTTCGACGTGTTCGGCGCCGGCACCTTCAACCGCCCCTGGCACGCGGGCGCCAATGATTCCGCCGCCGCCCATGCCAAGCGCGAGGTCGCGTTCGACTTCTTCTCCAAGCTCGACCTGCCCTATTATTGCTTCCACGATGTCGACGTGATGGCCGCCGCCGAGACGGTGACGGACTATCAGCGCCTGTTCGCCGAGGCGGTCGACCATCTCGAGGCGCTGCAGGGCCAGTCCAAGCGCAAGCTGCTCTGGGGCACCGCCAACCTGTTCAGCCATCCGCGCTATGCGGCGGGCGGCGCGACCAATCCCAATCCCGAGGTGGTGGCGTTCGGCGCGCTCCAGGTGCGCTCGGCGCTCGAGGCGACGCACCGGCTCGGCGGCGAGAATTACGTGCTCTGGGGCGGCCGCGAAGGCTATGAGACGCTGCTCAACACCGATATCGGCCGCGAGCTGGACCAACTCGGCCGCTTCCTCACCATGGTGGTGGAGCATAAGCACAAGATCGGCTTCAACGGCACCATCCTGATCGAGCCGAAGCCGCACGAGCCGACCAAGCATCAATATGATTTCGATACCGCCACCGTCTACGGCTTCCTCAAGCGCTACGGCCTCGAGAATGAGGTGAAGGTGAACATCGAGGCGAACCACGCCACGCTGGCGCGCCACACGTTCGAGCATGAGATCGCGACGGCGCGCGCGCTCGGCCTGTTCGGATCGATCGACGCCAATCGCGGCGACGATCAGAATGGCTGGGATACGGATCAATTCCCCAATTCGGTGGAAGAGATGACGCTCGCCATGGTCGAGATCCTGCGCGCCGGCGGCTTCACCACGGGCGGCTTCAACTTCGACGCCAAGGTGCGGCGCCAGAGCATCGACGCGGTCGACATGGTGCACGGCCATGTCGGCGCGGTGGACGTGATCGCGCGGGCGCTGCTCGCCGCGGCGGCGATCATCGAGGACGGCCGGATCGACGCCGCCCGGGCCGAGCGCTATGCCGGCTGGGATGGCGAGATCGGCCGCGCCATCACCGGCGAGGGCGCCTCGCTGGCGGCGATCGCCGATCTCGCGGTGGCGCACGACATCGCGCCCGCCCATGTCTCGGGCCATCAGGAGCGGCTGGAGAACCTCATCAACCGCTTCGTCTACAGCGCGCGCTGA
- the xylB gene encoding xylulokinase, producing the protein MYLGIDIGTSGVKAVVIDAAGAVLGQGSAPLTVSRPHPLWSEQDPEAWWQATEAAVGAIPAALRAEVRGIGLAGQMHGATLLDAEDRPLRPAILWNDGRSHEECAAMEAAVPDLHAIAGNLAMPGFTAPKLLWVRRHEPDIFAATRTVLLPKDFVRLRMTGDKASDLSDAAGTIWLDVAQRDWSDALLAATGLDRSHMPRLVEGPDEAGRLRADVAARWGMATVPVAGGGGDNAAGAVGVGVVADGDALLSLGTSGVIFVATDRYRANPQGAVHAFCHCLPGLWHQMAVHLSAASCIDWVARLTGADGPAAVFARAETVGPAGGGELFLPYLSGERTPHNDALVRGAFLRLDHDSDPARLAQAVLEGVAFAFADGLDALRGAGTRVERLSVIGGGARSAYWGRILSAALAVPLVYLRGGEVGPALGGARLAQLMVEGGDPRAICLPPPVERVVEPDPADIARLAPKLAAFRAAYPHITPKTK; encoded by the coding sequence ATGTATCTCGGAATCGATATCGGCACGTCGGGCGTCAAGGCGGTGGTGATCGACGCCGCCGGCGCGGTGCTCGGCCAGGGCAGCGCGCCGCTCACCGTGTCGCGCCCCCATCCGCTCTGGTCGGAACAGGATCCGGAAGCCTGGTGGCAGGCGACCGAGGCGGCGGTGGGCGCCATCCCGGCCGCGCTGCGCGCCGAGGTGCGCGGCATCGGCCTTGCCGGGCAGATGCACGGCGCCACCTTGCTCGATGCCGAGGACCGGCCGCTGCGCCCCGCCATTCTGTGGAATGACGGGCGCAGCCATGAGGAATGCGCGGCGATGGAGGCGGCGGTGCCCGATCTCCACGCCATCGCCGGCAATCTCGCCATGCCGGGCTTCACCGCGCCCAAGCTGCTCTGGGTGCGGCGGCACGAGCCCGATATCTTCGCCGCCACGCGCACCGTGCTGCTGCCCAAGGATTTCGTGCGGTTGCGCATGACCGGCGACAAGGCCTCCGACCTGTCGGACGCCGCCGGGACGATCTGGCTCGACGTGGCGCAGCGCGACTGGAGCGACGCGCTGCTCGCCGCCACCGGGCTCGATCGCAGCCATATGCCGCGGCTGGTGGAAGGGCCCGACGAGGCCGGGCGGCTGCGGGCCGATGTCGCGGCGCGCTGGGGCATGGCGACGGTGCCGGTGGCCGGCGGCGGTGGCGACAATGCCGCCGGCGCGGTCGGCGTCGGCGTGGTGGCCGATGGCGACGCGCTGCTCTCGCTCGGCACGTCGGGCGTGATCTTCGTCGCGACCGATCGCTATCGCGCCAATCCGCAAGGGGCGGTGCATGCCTTCTGCCACTGTTTGCCGGGGCTGTGGCACCAGATGGCGGTGCATCTCAGCGCCGCCAGCTGCATCGACTGGGTGGCCCGGCTGACCGGCGCCGATGGCCCGGCGGCGGTGTTCGCCCGCGCCGAGACGGTCGGCCCCGCCGGCGGCGGCGAGCTTTTCCTCCCCTATCTGTCGGGCGAGCGGACGCCGCACAATGATGCGCTGGTGCGCGGCGCCTTCCTCAGGCTCGATCATGACAGCGACCCCGCGCGGCTGGCGCAGGCGGTGCTGGAAGGCGTCGCCTTCGCCTTCGCCGACGGACTGGACGCGCTGCGCGGCGCCGGCACGCGCGTGGAGCGCCTGTCGGTGATCGGCGGGGGCGCGCGCTCGGCCTATTGGGGCCGCATCCTCAGCGCGGCGCTGGCGGTGCCGCTGGTCTATCTGCGCGGCGGCGAGGTCGGCCCGGCGCTGGGCGGCGCGCGGCTGGCGCAGCTGATGGTGGAGGGCGGCGATCCGCGCGCCATCTGCCTGCCCCCGCCGGTGGAGCGGGTGGTCGAACCCGATCCCGCCGATATCGCGCGTCTCGCCCCCAAGCTGGCCGCCTTCCGCGCCGCCTATCCGCATATCACCCCCAAGACCAAGTGA
- a CDS encoding RES family NAD+ phosphorylase: MSAIRTDRLLTAYRIGDPDGAYPIYDCEGARLYPGRWNTAASPLLYTSEHYSTAMLEKLVHANSVLPPNQHFIRITIAPGVRYEMFQPAAYPGWDGKDESICKLFGAAWHAERRSALLLVPSLPARPERNILINLDHPDAAGISYSLPEPVWWDERLYG; this comes from the coding sequence GTGAGCGCGATCCGCACCGACCGGCTGCTCACCGCCTATCGCATCGGCGATCCCGACGGCGCCTATCCCATCTATGATTGCGAGGGCGCGCGGCTCTATCCCGGCCGCTGGAACACCGCCGCCAGCCCGCTGCTCTACACCTCGGAACATTATTCCACGGCGATGCTGGAAAAGCTGGTGCACGCCAACAGCGTGCTGCCGCCCAACCAGCATTTCATCCGCATCACCATCGCGCCCGGGGTTCGCTACGAGATGTTCCAGCCCGCCGCCTATCCCGGCTGGGACGGCAAGGACGAGAGCATCTGCAAGCTGTTCGGCGCGGCCTGGCACGCCGAACGCCGCTCGGCCTTGCTGCTGGTGCCCTCGCTACCCGCGCGGCCGGAGCGCAACATCCTGATCAATCTCGATCATCCCGATGCGGCGGGGATCAGCTACAGCTTGCCCGAGCCGGTCTGGTGGGACGAACGCCTCTATGGCTGA
- a CDS encoding HoxN/HupN/NixA family nickel/cobalt transporter: MTSGSLLKRRIGVLYIALLAANGGAWIWALALFDRQPLMLGTALLAWGLGLRHAVDADHIAAIDNVTRTLMQRGRRPITVGLWFAIGHSAVILIASGAVAFTASALAGFAAMRAAGALLATLVSAGFLFAIAAINLVILRGVWRSFRVVRHGGTYAEEDLDLLLAGRGPLARLFRPLFRLVSASWHMAPLGFLFGLGFDTATEVAILGLSASQAAQGVALAPVLVFPALFAAGMALIDSTDGLLMLGAYEWAFVRPIRKLYYNITITAVSALVAIVIGGIETLALIAGRFGLRGGTWEVATALGGRFNLLGFAIIGLFAACWALSFAIYRWKGYDALEPRRADPVAAPAE; encoded by the coding sequence GTGACATCGGGATCTTTGCTCAAGCGCCGGATCGGCGTGCTCTATATCGCGCTGCTCGCCGCCAATGGCGGCGCCTGGATCTGGGCGCTGGCGCTGTTCGACCGCCAGCCCCTGATGCTGGGCACCGCGCTGCTCGCCTGGGGGCTGGGGTTGCGCCATGCGGTGGATGCCGATCACATCGCCGCGATCGACAATGTGACGCGCACCCTCATGCAGCGCGGGCGACGGCCGATCACCGTGGGGCTCTGGTTCGCGATCGGGCACAGCGCGGTGATCCTGATCGCCTCGGGCGCGGTCGCCTTCACCGCCTCCGCGCTGGCCGGCTTCGCGGCGATGCGCGCGGCGGGCGCGCTGCTCGCCACCCTCGTCTCGGCGGGGTTCCTGTTCGCGATCGCGGCGATCAACCTCGTCATCCTGCGCGGCGTGTGGCGCAGCTTCCGGGTGGTGCGCCATGGCGGCACCTATGCCGAGGAGGATCTCGATCTGCTGCTCGCCGGACGCGGACCGCTGGCGCGGCTGTTCCGACCGCTCTTCCGGCTGGTCTCGGCGAGCTGGCACATGGCGCCGCTCGGCTTTCTGTTCGGGCTCGGCTTCGACACGGCGACCGAGGTGGCGATCCTCGGCCTATCGGCGAGCCAGGCGGCGCAGGGCGTGGCGCTGGCGCCGGTGCTGGTCTTCCCCGCGCTGTTCGCCGCCGGCATGGCGCTGATCGACAGCACCGACGGGCTGCTGATGCTCGGCGCCTATGAATGGGCGTTCGTGCGCCCGATCCGCAAACTCTATTACAACATCACCATCACCGCCGTGTCGGCGCTGGTGGCGATCGTGATCGGCGGGATCGAGACGCTGGCGCTGATCGCGGGCCGGTTCGGGCTGCGGGGCGGCACCTGGGAGGTGGCGACCGCGCTGGGCGGCCGCTTCAACCTGCTCGGCTTCGCCATTATCGGCCTGTTCGCCGCCTGCTGGGCGCTGAGCTTCGCCATCTATCGCTGGAAAGGCTATGACGCGCTCGAGCCGAGACGCGCCGATCCCGTCGCCGCGCCGGCGGAATGA
- a CDS encoding glycoside hydrolase family 9 protein, which yields MPLFSSTARAALALALAAAASLASAAPPAPASLTLNDQGYYEAPGVDWLSFNNANEGLFADAKMSGIELIQQDVRTVTNGDVRLAATPGQWDPAGQFVSRTIDKASGAVTTTLAYPDSGFRYMTRTVPQGDTLRVEVVLPEALPAALVGKAGFNLEFLPAAYFHHSYAADDRTGIFPLYPASAMTATATRNAASGRSEGPGAEPLPIAHGHRFVMAPEDPTHRVTVTAEAGEIALYDGRNQAQNGWFVLRAPLPAGRSGTVLRWTLAAQTAPGWRRRPSIAHSQLGYLPGGQKIATVELDRHDPGAGAVKLFRVEADGRFTPVPIGPTQDAGRYLRYRYRRADFSAVRTPGSYVLDYDGVRTAPFRIAADLYADAWTPTLDVYFPIAMDHMRVNEAYRVWHGDSHRDDARQAPVNHEHIDLYAQGPSTDDKYKPGEHIPGLNVGGWFDAGDFDIRTETHHAVLLSMVRTWERARPMRDTTSVDERLRRVEIHVPDGQPDLLEQIRHGTLQLVAQFDAVGHAINGIMEPDVGEYTHLGDAGSKTDGLIYDPALAPGEERDGHSGWPDDRWAFTTKSSALNYGSIATLAAASRALAGFDDQLAARARALAISTWAEEQSHAPDLFHHGNTTGGPLIDEQFGAAVELLRTTGDRRYADQVTALWPQIAPVFFRNVQAVAAALPLMPPAFRATVAPSVRAWKAATDRMIATNPFGVPITTGGWAGNGAVLGYGLDSYALHKAYPELVDSGGVARAIAYLTGHHPGSDISFVSAVGTRSKEVAYGNNRADFTFLAGGVVPGELLVKPDFPENKEDWPFFWGENEYVISEGAHWLELVHDAIDLGDGTTR from the coding sequence ATGCCCCTTTTCAGCTCGACCGCGCGGGCGGCGCTGGCCCTCGCGCTTGCCGCCGCCGCCAGCCTCGCCTCCGCCGCGCCCCCCGCCCCGGCATCGCTCACCCTCAACGACCAGGGCTATTATGAAGCGCCGGGCGTCGACTGGCTGTCGTTCAACAATGCCAATGAGGGCCTGTTCGCCGACGCCAAGATGAGCGGGATCGAACTCATCCAGCAGGATGTGCGCACCGTCACCAATGGCGACGTGCGGCTGGCGGCGACGCCGGGCCAATGGGATCCGGCCGGGCAGTTCGTGTCGCGCACCATCGACAAGGCGAGCGGCGCCGTCACCACCACGCTCGCCTATCCGGACAGCGGCTTCCGCTACATGACCCGCACGGTGCCGCAGGGCGATACGCTGCGCGTGGAAGTGGTGCTGCCCGAAGCGCTGCCCGCGGCGCTCGTCGGCAAGGCGGGATTCAATCTGGAATTCCTGCCCGCCGCCTATTTCCACCACAGCTATGCCGCCGATGACCGGACCGGCATCTTCCCGCTCTATCCCGCCAGCGCGATGACCGCGACCGCGACGCGCAACGCCGCCAGCGGGCGCAGCGAGGGGCCGGGCGCCGAGCCGCTGCCGATCGCGCACGGCCATCGCTTCGTGATGGCGCCGGAGGATCCGACCCACCGCGTCACCGTCACCGCCGAGGCCGGCGAGATCGCCCTGTATGACGGCCGCAACCAGGCCCAGAATGGCTGGTTCGTGCTGCGCGCGCCGCTGCCGGCGGGGCGCAGCGGCACGGTGCTGCGCTGGACGCTGGCGGCCCAGACCGCACCCGGCTGGCGCCGCCGCCCCAGCATCGCCCATTCGCAGCTCGGCTATCTGCCGGGCGGCCAGAAGATCGCGACGGTCGAGCTGGACCGCCACGATCCGGGCGCCGGCGCGGTCAAGCTGTTCCGGGTGGAGGCCGATGGCCGCTTCACGCCGGTGCCGATCGGCCCCACCCAGGATGCCGGCCGCTATCTGCGCTATCGCTACCGCCGCGCGGATTTCAGCGCCGTGCGCACCCCCGGCAGCTATGTGCTCGACTATGACGGCGTGCGCACCGCGCCCTTCCGGATCGCCGCCGATCTCTATGCGGATGCGTGGACGCCGACGCTCGACGTCTATTTTCCGATCGCCATGGATCATATGCGCGTCAACGAAGCCTATCGCGTATGGCACGGCGATTCCCATCGCGACGATGCCCGCCAGGCGCCGGTGAACCACGAGCATATCGATCTCTACGCGCAGGGCCCGAGCACCGACGACAAGTACAAGCCCGGCGAGCATATTCCCGGTCTGAACGTGGGTGGCTGGTTCGATGCCGGCGATTTCGACATCCGCACCGAAACGCACCATGCCGTGCTGCTCTCGATGGTGCGCACCTGGGAGCGCGCCCGGCCGATGCGCGACACCACCAGCGTCGACGAGCGGCTCCGCCGGGTCGAGATCCATGTGCCCGACGGCCAGCCCGATCTGCTCGAGCAGATCCGCCACGGCACGCTCCAGCTCGTCGCCCAGTTCGATGCCGTCGGTCATGCCATCAACGGCATCATGGAACCCGATGTCGGCGAATATACGCATCTCGGCGACGCCGGCAGCAAGACCGACGGCCTCATCTACGATCCCGCACTGGCTCCCGGCGAGGAGCGCGACGGGCATAGCGGCTGGCCGGACGATCGCTGGGCCTTCACCACCAAATCGAGCGCGCTCAACTATGGTTCGATCGCCACGCTGGCGGCGGCGAGCCGCGCGCTGGCGGGCTTTGACGATCAGCTGGCGGCGCGGGCGCGGGCACTCGCCATCAGCACCTGGGCGGAGGAGCAGAGCCATGCGCCCGATCTCTTCCACCATGGCAACACCACCGGCGGCCCGCTGATCGACGAGCAGTTCGGGGCGGCGGTGGAGCTGCTGCGCACCACCGGCGATCGCCGCTATGCCGATCAGGTGACGGCGCTCTGGCCGCAGATCGCGCCCGTCTTCTTCCGCAATGTGCAGGCGGTGGCGGCGGCGCTGCCGCTGATGCCGCCCGCCTTCCGCGCCACCGTGGCGCCGAGCGTGCGCGCCTGGAAGGCCGCGACCGACCGGATGATCGCCACCAATCCGTTCGGCGTGCCGATCACCACCGGCGGCTGGGCGGGCAATGGCGCGGTGCTCGGTTATGGGCTGGACAGCTACGCGCTCCACAAGGCCTATCCCGAGCTGGTCGACAGCGGCGGCGTCGCGCGGGCGATCGCCTATCTCACCGGCCACCATCCGGGCTCGGACATCAGCTTCGTCTCGGCGGTGGGCACGCGCTCCAAGGAGGTCGCCTATGGCAATAACCGCGCCGACTTCACCTTCCTGGCCGGCGGCGTGGTGCCGGGCGAGCTGCTGGTGAAGCCCGATTTCCCGGAGAACAAGGAGGATTGGCCCTTCTTCTGGGGCGAGAATGAATATGTCATCAGCGAAGGCGCGCATTGGCTCGAACTGGTCCACGACGCCATCGATCTGGGCGACGGCACGACGCGCTGA
- a CDS encoding glycoside hydrolase family 43 protein, which translates to MRKRIIIGAALAAATALGGTALLQAAAPAKAGASAAGPRAPNGRHYLSQPLVRSIYTADPSAHVFGGKLYIYPSHDVPTNIPDDDLGSEYAMHDYRVLRMDRPGGPVTVGPVALDVKQVPWASEKMWAPDAAYKNGTYYLYFPAWDKQGIFRIGVATGRNPMGPFKAEPQPIKGSFSMDPAVFTDRDGTSYMYFGGIWGGQLENWHTGKYVKGSITDLKQDDQPALMPKVAKMSADMKQFAEPPRDARIIDASGKPILGGDHARRFFEASWMFRKGDTYYFTYSTGDTHFLAYATGTSPYGPFTYRGHFLLPVQGWTTHHSIVEWQGKWWLFYADSQLSNKNHLRNVKMTELHFTADGGIQTIDPFKD; encoded by the coding sequence ATGAGGAAGAGGATCATCATCGGCGCGGCGCTGGCCGCCGCCACGGCGCTCGGCGGCACCGCGCTGCTGCAGGCCGCCGCGCCCGCCAAGGCCGGCGCCAGCGCCGCCGGGCCGCGCGCGCCCAATGGCCGCCACTATCTTTCGCAGCCGCTCGTCCGCTCCATCTACACCGCCGATCCCTCGGCGCATGTCTTTGGCGGCAAGCTCTATATCTATCCGTCGCACGATGTGCCGACCAACATCCCCGACGATGATCTGGGCAGCGAATATGCCATGCACGATTATCGCGTGCTGCGCATGGATCGGCCGGGCGGCCCCGTCACCGTCGGTCCCGTCGCGCTCGACGTGAAGCAGGTGCCCTGGGCTTCGGAGAAAATGTGGGCGCCCGACGCCGCCTACAAGAACGGCACCTATTATCTCTACTTCCCCGCCTGGGACAAGCAGGGCATCTTCCGGATCGGCGTGGCGACGGGCCGCAACCCGATGGGGCCGTTCAAGGCCGAGCCGCAGCCGATCAAGGGCAGCTTCAGCATGGATCCGGCGGTCTTCACCGATCGCGACGGCACCAGCTACATGTATTTCGGCGGCATCTGGGGCGGCCAGCTGGAGAATTGGCACACCGGCAAATATGTCAAGGGCTCGATCACCGATCTCAAGCAGGACGATCAGCCCGCGCTCATGCCCAAGGTGGCGAAGATGAGCGCCGACATGAAGCAGTTCGCCGAGCCGCCGCGCGACGCGCGCATCATCGATGCGAGCGGCAAGCCGATCCTCGGCGGCGATCATGCGCGCCGCTTCTTCGAGGCATCGTGGATGTTCCGCAAGGGTGACACCTATTATTTCACCTACTCCACGGGCGACACGCATTTCCTCGCCTATGCGACCGGGACGAGCCCCTATGGCCCCTTCACCTATCGCGGCCATTTCCTGCTGCCGGTGCAGGGCTGGACGACACATCACTCGATCGTCGAGTGGCAGGGCAAATGGTGGCTCTTCTATGCGGACAGCCAGTTGTCCAACAAGAACCACCTTCGCAACGTGAAGATGACCGAGCTGCACTTCACCGCCGATGGCGGCATCCAGACCATCGATCCCTTCAAGGATTGA